ACATGGTCGGTTTTCACAATCGCGCGCGGATAGTCCATGTGTTAAGGATGGACCACGACCGACGTTGGGGGGAATCCGTGCTGTCGCTGGTTGACTGGCGCCGGCGGGTCAGCGAGCTGTACGCCGCCGTACGAGCGGCCGCAGACCCCGCCGACGGCCATCGGTTGTGGCGGTCCGGCCGCGACGAGCTTTTCCAGCGGCATCCGGAAAGTCCGTTGCCGGCCGACGACCCGATGCGGACGTCCGGTGTGCCTTACTGGCCGTACGATCCGGCGTTGCGCTTCGAGCTGCCGCTGCAGCCGGCGCGGGAACTGACGCTGGACGTGCCGACCGACGGCGAGTTCACCACCTCGATGCGGCGGATCGGTCAGCTGGAGCTGCCGATCGGTGGCACTGTGGACGTGTGGTCGTTGCGGCAATACGCCGGCGGTCTCTTCGTGCCACTGCGCGACGGCACCGCTGGTGAGACGAGCTATGGCGGCGGTCGTTATCTGTTGGACACCGCCAAAGGCGCCGATCTCGGTGGATCGCTGACGATCGACCTGAATTTCCTCTATCACCCGTCCTGTCGCTACAACCCGGCCTGGCAGTGTCCGCTGGCACCGCCGGGCAACCGGATCGGCGTACGCGTCGAGGCCGGCGAGAGACTTTAGAGCTTGTTGACGACGACCTGGCGGCCGTCCTTCCAGACCTGGCTGATCGCGGTCGGCAGGCCGGCCAGGTCGTACGCGTCGCCGCGGACGATGGTCAGGTCGGCGCGATAACCTTCGGCGATCCGGCCGAGCTGGTCGCCAAGGCCAAGCAGATCGGCGGCCGACGACGTGGTCGCGGCGAGCACGTCGGCCGGTTTCATGCCGCAGGCCGCCATCAACGGCAGCTCTTCCAGGTTTGTCCCGTGTGGACCGACGCCGCTGTCCGTCCCCATCGCGATCCTCACACCGGCGTCGACCGCTTTGCGCATCGACTCGTGGTGGATGTCCAACACGGCTTTTGCCTTCCGTACGGCCGATTCCGCCACCGCCGAGCCGGCCTCGGCGGCGCGGATCACGCTCACCGGCGCGACCAGCGTCGGCACCAGCCAGGTGCCGTTGGCCAGCATCAGCTCGATCGCCTCGTCGTCCAGATAAATGCCGTGCTCGATCGAGCGGACGCCGGCGCGTACGGCGTTTTTGATGCCTTCCGAGCCTTGCGCGTGCGCCATCACATGGCGGCCCTGCATCGCCGCTTCGGTCACCAGGACGCGCAGCTCCTCGGTGGTGAACTGCGTGTGCCGCGGGTCGTCGGTCGGCGACAGCACACCGCCGGTGGAGGCCACCTTGAGCACGTCGGCGCCAGCTCGCAGGATTTCGCGCGCCAGCTTGCGCAACTCGTCGGGACCGTCGGCGATCGCGGCCGGCCGGCCCGGATGTGGCTCGAACAGCGGCACGCACTTGCCGCTGGGCATCCAGCCGTCGCCGTGGCCGCCGGTCTGGCTGATCAGGCTGATCGCGATCAGCATGCGCGGCCCGGCGATGAGGCCGTTGTCGACCGCGAGCTTGACACCGAGGTCGGCGCCGGACGCGTCGCGTACGGTGGTGATGCCGGTCGCCAGCGTCCGCTCGAGGTTTTGTTTGGCCAGATAGAACTGGTAGGAAAACGGATCCTGCAGGCGGCTGGTCAGGCTCACGTCGGAGACCACGACGTGCACGTGGCAGTCGATCAGGCCAGGCAGCAGCGTGGTGCCGGAGCAGTCGACGGACTCGTCGGCGTCGAGTCCGGTGCCGACGCCGACGATCCGGTCGCCTTCGACCACCACGTCACCCTCCACCGGATCGGCGCCGGAGCCGTCGAAAATCGTCCCGCCGGTGAACAAAATCCGGGTCATGCGATCGTTACCCCTTCGCAGGTCGGCGTGCTCTGGTATCCGGAATAGCACGGATCGCCAGGAAACCGCGCGGTTCGCGGAGCAGTCGCGCGTAATCCTCCGGATCCACCGTCTCGGCTTCCGGGACCGGCCGCGGCTCGACCAGCCGCTCGATCAGGAATCCGGCCCGCCACAGCTCGTCGCAGGTCTGCTGCAGCGGCGCCAGCCAGTTGCGGACCCGCCAGCCGGTCGACCAGGTCTCCTCGATCACGCGTGCGTCGAAATAGCTGCCGCCGTGCCGCAGCCAGTCGCCGGTCGGATGCATGCGCGAGAACACCAGTGCGCCGTCTTTTCTCAGCACCCGGCGAAACTCCGAAAGGGCCGCCACGCGTTCATCGAGATATTCCAGCGCCAGCGGGAAAAGCACCAGATCGTACGCGTCGTCCGGCAGGTCGAGCGGCTTGTTGAGGTCGTGCACGTGGAAGTCGCCGGCCGGCACCCGCTCGCGCGCCAGCTCGACCATCCGCGGGCTGATGTCCAGGCCGGTGACCGTGGCGCCGCGGCTGACCAGCTCCTGCGCGTAGAGGCCGGGACCGCAGGCGGCGTCGAGGATCCGGGTGCCGGCGACATCGCCGAGCAGGTCGAGGCAGGCCGGCCGGTCCAGATAGGCGTTGGCGAAGCCGTCGCGGGCGTGGTCGAGGAACTCGTCGGCGAACGTGTCGTACTGCGGCTGGGATCCCACTTTCTCGGTCATCCGGCGATTGTCTCCGGCAGCGGACCGGCGATCGAATCATTTCCCGGTAGTCTCGACCACATGGATGCAACGCACGTTGTAACGCAGTCGCGCGGTGGCCTCGCGGACAAGCGGCGCGCGATCCTGGCCGGCGCGCTCACCGTCTTCGCCAGGGACGGCTATTCGCGCGCCAGCGTCGACGGCATCGCGGCCGAGGCGAAGGTGTCCACGCGGACGATCTACAACCATTTCCACTGCAAGGCGCACCTGTTCGAGGTCGTCATCCAGGAGAGCGCCGTGCGGGTCGCGCGCGCCCAGATCGCGCTGATCGACAGCTATCTGCGCAAGGTCACCGACCTGGAGGAGGACCTGATCGAGTTCGGCCGCGCGCTGCAGGCCGACAAGCGCGGTCACGACGAGCACTTCGCGCTGGTCAGACAGGTGAACGCGGAGCTGGGACACATCCCGGAGAAGGCGTACGAGGCGTGGCAGGAGTCCGGTCCGCGTGCCGTCCGCCGCGCGCTGGCCGGCCACCTGCGGACGCTGGTCGACCGCGGGTTGCTGCGCGCGGACGACACCGACCTGGCCGCGTTTCACCTGATGCTGCTGATCACCGGACCGCTGCCGTCGCCGCAGGCGCCGGTCGTGCAGCCGTCGGCGGAGGAGGTGGCCGCGGTGGTGACCGCCGGCGTACGCGCCTTCCTCGGCGGCTACGCCACCTAGCCGTATCCGACGACGCAATCGGATTCCGATTGCGTCGTCTGTGGCTGCCTGACCTGCGGGTTCTCTGCTGGTGGTGACAATCGGACACCGGATTGGGCGCCCGAATGCGACTTCGTGCACCGTGTGCAGCGTTGGAAAACGTCAAGAAAGTGGCAGTCGGACATTTGACCTTGACCAAGGGGGAGGCTGCAGGCTGGCGGCGACTGCGAAGGAGGCGGCGTGGAGCTGGTGACGATCGGCGAGTTCGCGCGGATGGCACGGCTGTCGGCGAAGGCGCTGCGGTTGTACGACGAGCTCGGCCTGCTGCCGCCGGCGCGGGTCGACGGCCTGAACGGATATCGCTACTACGACGTTGACCAGCTCGAACGCGCGCGGCTCATCGCGTGGCTGCGGCGGCTGGACATGCCGCTGGCGCGCATCCGCGCGGTCTGCGACCTGCCACCGGCGGAGGCGGCCATGGCGGTCGCCGCGTACTGGGACGAGGTCGCCGCCGAGACGGCCGTACGCGAGCGGCTCGCCACCTTCCTGGTCGACCATCTCGCCGGCCGCGGCGGACCGGTCGGTGACACCGGCCTGGCCATCCGGTACGCGGCGAAGTCCGCGGCTGGGATCGGCCGGGAGACCAACGAGGACACGGCGTACGCGGGCGCCGGCCTGCTCGCGGTGGCCGACGGGGTACGCGGCCAGGCCGGCGAGCTGGCCAGCGCCGCGGCCGTCGACGCGTTGAAACCGCTGGGAAAACTCCGCCTGCGCGCCGACGACCTGCTCAACGCGCTCGCCGACGCGGTCGACCAGGCAGACGCGGCCGTACGCGACGTGCGAGGCGTGACGACGTTGACCGCCGCTTTGTGGACCGACTCGCAGCTCGCGCTCGTGCACATCGGCGACACGCGCGCGTACGTGCTGCGAGCAGGGGAGATCTTCCAGATCACACACGACCACACGCACGTACAACGGCTGGTCGACGCCGGTCGGCTGACCGCCGAGGAGGCGGCCTCGCATCCGCAGCGGGCTCTGCTCGTGCGAGCGCTGACCGGCGACGGCTCGCGCGCGGACATCTCACTGCATCCCGCCGCGGCCGGTGATCGCTATCTGCTGTGCTCCGACGGCCTCTCCGGCGTCGTGGAGATTTCGGCTCTGCGAAAGGCATTGTCGGCCGGTCAGCCGCCGGCCGACACGGTCGACGCGCTGATCGGCCTCGCCTACGCCGCGGGCGCGCCTGACAACGTCGCGTGCGTCGTCGCCGACGTCATCGAGCCGTGACGGTCACCGCCGACCTGCGACCGCTTCGAATTCCGGCTTTTCGCAGGCTGTGGCTGGCCTCCGCGGTGTCGGCCATCGGCGGTTCGTTCAGCGCCCTCGCGATCCCGGCACAGCTGTTTGCGTCGACCCGTTCCTCAGCGACCGTCGGGATCGCCGCCGGCGTCTCGTTTTCCGTGCTGGCGGTGGCCGCTCTGTGGGGTGGCGCGCTGGCGGACCGGTTCGACCGACGGCACGTGCTGTTGGTCGCTCAGGCCGGTCTCGCCGCCACGTACGCTCTTCTGTGGGTCACCGCGAATCTTGGCTCCGTCCAC
The Fodinicola acaciae DNA segment above includes these coding regions:
- a CDS encoding DUF1684 domain-containing protein gives rise to the protein MDHDRRWGESVLSLVDWRRRVSELYAAVRAAADPADGHRLWRSGRDELFQRHPESPLPADDPMRTSGVPYWPYDPALRFELPLQPARELTLDVPTDGEFTTSMRRIGQLELPIGGTVDVWSLRQYAGGLFVPLRDGTAGETSYGGGRYLLDTAKGADLGGSLTIDLNFLYHPSCRYNPAWQCPLAPPGNRIGVRVEAGERL
- a CDS encoding metal-dependent hydrolase family protein, which produces MTRILFTGGTIFDGSGADPVEGDVVVEGDRIVGVGTGLDADESVDCSGTTLLPGLIDCHVHVVVSDVSLTSRLQDPFSYQFYLAKQNLERTLATGITTVRDASGADLGVKLAVDNGLIAGPRMLIAISLISQTGGHGDGWMPSGKCVPLFEPHPGRPAAIADGPDELRKLAREILRAGADVLKVASTGGVLSPTDDPRHTQFTTEELRVLVTEAAMQGRHVMAHAQGSEGIKNAVRAGVRSIEHGIYLDDEAIELMLANGTWLVPTLVAPVSVIRAAEAGSAVAESAVRKAKAVLDIHHESMRKAVDAGVRIAMGTDSGVGPHGTNLEELPLMAACGMKPADVLAATTSSAADLLGLGDQLGRIAEGYRADLTIVRGDAYDLAGLPTAISQVWKDGRQVVVNKL
- a CDS encoding class I SAM-dependent methyltransferase, whose amino-acid sequence is MTEKVGSQPQYDTFADEFLDHARDGFANAYLDRPACLDLLGDVAGTRILDAACGPGLYAQELVSRGATVTGLDISPRMVELARERVPAGDFHVHDLNKPLDLPDDAYDLVLFPLALEYLDERVAALSEFRRVLRKDGALVFSRMHPTGDWLRHGGSYFDARVIEETWSTGWRVRNWLAPLQQTCDELWRAGFLIERLVEPRPVPEAETVDPEDYARLLREPRGFLAIRAIPDTRARRPAKG
- a CDS encoding TetR/AcrR family transcriptional regulator, which encodes MDATHVVTQSRGGLADKRRAILAGALTVFARDGYSRASVDGIAAEAKVSTRTIYNHFHCKAHLFEVVIQESAVRVARAQIALIDSYLRKVTDLEEDLIEFGRALQADKRGHDEHFALVRQVNAELGHIPEKAYEAWQESGPRAVRRALAGHLRTLVDRGLLRADDTDLAAFHLMLLITGPLPSPQAPVVQPSAEEVAAVVTAGVRAFLGGYAT
- a CDS encoding MerR family transcriptional regulator, coding for MELVTIGEFARMARLSAKALRLYDELGLLPPARVDGLNGYRYYDVDQLERARLIAWLRRLDMPLARIRAVCDLPPAEAAMAVAAYWDEVAAETAVRERLATFLVDHLAGRGGPVGDTGLAIRYAAKSAAGIGRETNEDTAYAGAGLLAVADGVRGQAGELASAAAVDALKPLGKLRLRADDLLNALADAVDQADAAVRDVRGVTTLTAALWTDSQLALVHIGDTRAYVLRAGEIFQITHDHTHVQRLVDAGRLTAEEAASHPQRALLVRALTGDGSRADISLHPAAAGDRYLLCSDGLSGVVEISALRKALSAGQPPADTVDALIGLAYAAGAPDNVACVVADVIEP